Genomic segment of bacterium:
ATTATACCTATTGTGTAGATAAGTAAGCCTTTTCTTTTAAGGATTGAATAGTCAATTAAAGGGTTTAGGAGGCATAAAATTATTCCAAAAATTGCCCAGACTATCTGTTTTTTCCACAAAGGATATTCCCATCTGAATGTTGTGCTGTAAAGGGTAGCAATGCCAATCCCTGTTAAAAGAAGAACAAGGAGAATAAGTTGTGAATTAAGCCTTTTTTTCATAAAAAAAATTTATAATTATTTAAAAGCCTTGTCAAGATTTGCATATAAAAAATTCTTGAAAATTGTTCCTTTAGTTTGTATAATAAATCAGAGGTGATGAGATATGGTAGTTAATGCCATTGAGCCAAATCAAGGATATGTTTCCGAGATGCCAAAGGAGGTAAATGAAATAGCAAGTGCTTCTGTAAGGGCAGAGATGCCTCAAGCAGAAACCCGAGACTCTTTTCGTTCTCCGATGCCTGTATCAGATGCGGTTGAGCCAGATCCTGCTATGTCTGTTTATACAAGCCAAATATACCAGCAACAACAGGCATACTTTGATACGGCAAGAAGGATTGAAATAGGTGCGGTTGGGATTGGCGGGCAAGACCATGGAACTTTACCACCGCCATTTGAGGTATCTCTATTGAGACCTGCAGAGACCCTTATAAGCCTATCAAAGGATGGATGGAGGGGGATTCTTCCTTACAATCCCTACATTTATCATAATTTTATGTGGAAACAACCACAGGAGCAAATCTCTATAGTTTGGTAAAAATGGAAAAATTTCAGCTTGTTCCTATGGTTATAGAGCAAAGCCCAAGGGGTGAAAGGGGGTATGATATATTCTCTCGCCTCCTCAAAGATAGAATTATATTTTTAGGCCTACCGATTGATGATGAGGTATCAAATATAATAACCGCCCAGATGCTCTATTTGGAAGCAGAAGACCCAGAAAGGGATATTGACATTTATATCAATAGCCCAGGGGGCATAGTTACTGCCGGGCTTGCCATATATGATACAATGCAATACATAAAATGTGATATTTCAACCATCTGTATTGGCCAGGCTGCATCAATGGGAGCCTTAATCCTTTCGGCAGGGACAAAGGGAAAAAGGTTTGTCCTTCCCCATGCCAGGATTATGATTCATCAGCCATTGGGTGGAGCACAAGGACAAGCTACTGACATAGGGATTCAGGCAAAGGAGATCTTAAGGGTAAAGGAAGAAATAAACAAAATTCTTGCAAAACATACAGGTCAGAAGCTTGAAAGAATTGAGCAAGACTCGGATAGGGATTTTTATATGTCAGCTAAAGAGGCTGTAGAATATGGAATAGCTGATCAAGTTTTTACAAGCAGGAAAACAAAGAAGTAGTGGACTTTCCGAAAATTGTTAAAAATCTTTCCGATAAATCAATTATTTTTGGAAAAGGAAGAAGAAAAAAGGCAGTAGAAGAGCTTGCAAAAATAGGGACAGCCGAGGTAGTTCCATATCTTGTCAATGCCCTTTCTG
This window contains:
- the clpP gene encoding ATP-dependent Clp endopeptidase proteolytic subunit ClpP, coding for MEKFQLVPMVIEQSPRGERGYDIFSRLLKDRIIFLGLPIDDEVSNIITAQMLYLEAEDPERDIDIYINSPGGIVTAGLAIYDTMQYIKCDISTICIGQAASMGALILSAGTKGKRFVLPHARIMIHQPLGGAQGQATDIGIQAKEILRVKEEINKILAKHTGQKLERIEQDSDRDFYMSAKEAVEYGIADQVFTSRKTKK